Part of the Novosphingobium sp. ZN18A2 genome, CAGTCCCGGCGTTTTCTCTGCCACGATATCGCGCGCCTGCGTTCGCGTGGCGGCCATTCCGCAAACGTCGTGCCCCAGTGTGCGCACAAGGTCTTCCAGTTGCATGGAGATCAGCGGTTCGTCCTCGATGATCAGTACCGACGTTGCCGATTCGCGATCGATTTCGGAAACCGCGTCGGAAACCAGGTGCTCAACCTCTTCCTGGCTGCAATCCATGATCCTGGCGGTATCCGCGATAGAGAAATCTTCCAGCGTGGTCAGCAAAAGAGCCTGCCGGTTGCGCGGCGTGATACGGCCGAGGCGTTCCTGCGCGGCGGCTTCCAGCGATCCTTCGCCTTCGCCAGTGGACAGCACGCTGTCGACATTGGCGCTGGACCACACGCGGTTGAACGCGCGGTAGAGTTCGGCCCGGCCTTCGCCGATGTCGGCGCGCAGCGCATCGTCGGCGAGCGCGGCCTCCAGCGTGGCACGGACATAGGCGTCACCCGCGGCCTGCGACCCCGTCAGGGCACGCGCATAGCGGCGGAGAAACGGAAGTTCATTTGCGATCTTTGTCCCAAGCGACATCGATACCCCTTCCCGGTCTGTCGATGGTTACGCGAACGCAGCCAGACCGGACTTGTTCCCGGACAACCGGATTTGTTCGGCAAGGCACATGATGTGGCAACCGCAGCGCGCGCGTTCAATCCGGATTGCAAATCTGGCCGGATCGGCAAATCGGACTGGCCCGCTCGAAAAAATTTTTTCTGTCACGGGAACGCAACTTCACATTGTTCATTATGGCCTTGTCACCGGCCGAGACCCCCCCTCCCGTCCAAGCGGCTGGTGATACGATCCCGAAAGGCCCCCGCCGGCGACAGGTGGGGGCCTTTTTTCTTTTCTTTTCCCATTTCGTGATCGGCCTGGCTTGAAATAAAAGCCTTGAATCAGCCGCTTGTGCGCTCACGCCTTTCGCAGCAGCGATCTCAGTCCGCTTCCGCGTCGCGCGTGCTTGCGCGCGATGGTGGCAAGATCCTCCATTGCGAACGGTTTTTCCAGAACGTGGCCAAGGTCGCGAATCTGCCGGGGGATTCGATCGGGCTGTGCGGTGGAAAAGATGATCAGCGGCGGATTGATGGCTGTTTCCACCGCAAGCACGGCAATCGCCCAGCCGTCTCCGCGGTCTGCCAGCGTCACGTCCAGAACAAGGATATCGGGCTGGTGCCGCTCTATCTCGCGCATCGCGCCGGCAACGTCGGGGCAGGTGGCCGCCGATTCGGCACCGGCATCCAGCAGGGCCTGTTCCATCTCCAGCGCGAGCAGGGCGTTGTCTTCGACGATGAGCGCGCGACCCAGCGGTACAGCGCGTGGCGGCCTTGCGTTCCCGTTCGGCCAACCCCTGTTCGGCATATTCGTGAAAACTCCCGCGCGGCGCAGCCGGCAGGCCGCCTTCATCATAACCAGAACGTGCGCGCAGCCGCCACGGTTCCCGCTGGCAAAGCCGTTCGGGCAGTTGTTCAGAGCGCCTTGTCGTAGATCCGGTATTCGCGGTTCACGTGGCTGTCGATCGCATCGGCGATGGCGACCATTCCCTGGTTGTCGTCAAGGATCCAGCCGATCTCGCCGCGCGTGGCGCCATATCCGGCGGCTGCGTTGCGGCGGATATATTCG contains:
- a CDS encoding response regulator, whose amino-acid sequence is MSLGTKIANELPFLRRYARALTGSQAAGDAYVRATLEAALADDALRADIGEGRAELYRAFNRVWSSANVDSVLSTGEGEGSLEAAAQERLGRITPRNRQALLLTTLEDFSIADTARIMDCSQEEVEHLVSDAVSEIDRESATSVLIIEDEPLISMQLEDLVRTLGHDVCGMAATRTQARDIVAEKTPGLVLADIQLADGSSGVDAVDDILAIESVPVIFITAYPERLLTGDRPEPTYLVTKPFQEATVRTAISQALFFGSSRPLD
- a CDS encoding response regulator — translated: MPNRGWPNGNARPPRAVPLGRALIVEDNALLALEMEQALLDAGAESAATCPDVAGAMREIERHQPDILVLDVTLADRGDGWAIAVLAVETAINPPLIIFSTAQPDRIPRQIRDLGHVLEKPFAMEDLATIARKHARRGSGLRSLLRKA